TGCGTGCGCGCATGCGCGTCAACCTGATCGGCCTGTTCGGCGGTGGCTCGCCGCTGCCGGCGTTCTACAGCGAACAGGCCCTGGGCGACAGCGAGGATGGCAACCCGACGCGGGACTTCCTCGACCTGTTCAACAACCGCCTGCAGCGCCTGCTGCTGCCGATCTGGAAGAAGTACCGCTACCGCGCCTGCTTCCAGAGCGGTGCGATGGATGCCTTCTCGGCGCACCTGTTCGCCCTGATCGGCCTGGGCAGCGAGCAGATCCGCCAGGCTCAGGAGCTGAACTGGAAGCGCCTGCTGCCCTACCTCGGCCTGCTCAGTCTGCGCGCCCACTCGGCGGCGCTGATCGAGTCGGTGCTGCGCTACTACTTCAAGCACGCGGAGCTTTTCATCGAGCAGTGCCTGGAGCGCCAGGTGACGGTGCTGGACGAGCAGCGCAACCGCCTCGGCCGCGTCAACAGCCGCCTCGGCGAGGACACCGTGCTCGGCGAGCGCGTGCGCGACCGCGGCGGCAAGTTCCGCATCCACGTGCGCCAGCTGGGCTGGACGCGTTTCCATGAATTCCTGCCAATCGGCACGGGCTACCAGCCGCTCTGTGCGCTGGTGCGCTTCACCCTGCGCGATCCGCTGGACTACGACATCCGCCTGGAACTGCGTCAGGACGAAATCCGTGACCTGCGCATCGGCGAAGAAAACCCCTGCCTGCTCGGCTGGACCACCTGGCTCGGCCGCGACAACGCCGATGGCCTGGTGACGCTCGGCAGCAAGATTCATTAAGGACAGATGAGATGATCAACGTCGACCTGCAACAACTGGTTCAAGCCCTGGATGCCGCGAGCAAGCGCGACCTGGAAATGGCCGCCGAACGCTGCGTGGTGCGCGGCGGCAACAAGATCCTCGTCGAAGACCTGCTGCTGGGTCTGCTGGAGCGTACGGAAGGCCTGCTGGCGCGTGCCCTGCAGGACGCCGAGATCGATGCCGGCGAACTGGCCCAGGCACTGCAGCCACGTGGCGAGCACAGCGAATCGCGCAACCCGGTGTTTTCCGCCGAGCTGGTGCAGTGGCTGCAGGACGCGCTGCTGGTGGCCAACCTGGAACTGGGTGCCAGCCAGATCGATCAGGCTGCGCTGATCCTCGCCCTGCTGCGCAACCCCATGCGCTACGCCGGTAGCCGCTATCAGGCGCTGCTGGGCAAGCTCAACGCCGAGCGCCTGCGCGACTTCGCTCTCAGCCAGCAGCCGCAGAGCGCGGGCGGCAAGCCGGCGGCCGGTGGTGAATCGAACCTGGCGCGCTTTACCCACAACTTCACCCAGCAGGCCCGTGACGGCAAGCTCGACCCGGTGCTGTGCCGCGACGGCGCGATCCGCCAGATGATCGATATCCTCGCCCGCCGCCGCAAGAACAACCCCATCGTGGTTGGCGAGGCTGGTGTCGGCAAGACCGCCATCGTCGAGGGCCTGGCCCTGCGCATCGCCACCGGCGAGGTACCGCAGGTGCTCAAGGGCGTCGAACTGCTGTGCCTGGATCTCGGCCTGCTGCAGGCCGGTGCCAGCGTCAAGGGCGAGTTCGAGCGCCGCCTGCAGGGCGTGATCGACGAAGTGAAGGCCTCGCCCAAGCCGATCATCCTGTTCATCGACGAAGCCCACACCCTGATCGGTGCCGGTGGCCAGGCCGGCAGCGGCGACGCCGCCAACCTGCTCAAGCCGGCTCTGGCCCGTGGTGAGCTGCGCACCATTGCCGCCACCACCTGGAGCGAATACAAGAAGTACTTCGAGAAGGACCCGGCCCTGGCCCGCCGCTTCCAGCCGGTGCAACTGCACGAGCCTACCGTCGATGAGGCGGTGACCATCCTGCGTGGTCTGGCACCGGTGTACGAGAAGAGCCACGGCATCTACCTGCGTGACGACGCCGTGGTCGCCGCCGCCGAGCTGTCGGCGCGCTACCTGGCCGGGCGCCAGCTGCCGGACAAGGCGGTGGACGTGCTCGACACCGCCTGCGCCCGCGTGCGCATCAGCCTGGCTGCCGCGCCCGAAGCGCTGGAGCGCCTGCGCGGCGAAATCGCCGAGGGCGAGCGTCAGGGCGAAGCCATGCGTCGCGACCTGGACGCCGGTCTGAATATCGACCACGAAGCGCTGGATGTGCTGGAAAGCCGCCTGGTCGCTGCCCGTGCCGAGCTGGAGCAGGTGGAAACCCGCTGGGCGGTGCAGCGCGAACTGGCCGAACGCCTGCTGGAGCAGCGCAAGGAATGCGCCGCCGCGCGTCTGGGCAGCGATGAAGACAGCAGCGACGAACCACGCCCGACCCTGGAGGAACTGGAAGCCGAATTGCGTGCCATCCAGGCCGAGCTGGCTGCGGCTCAGGCCGGCGAGCGCCTGGTCAGCTTCGAGGTCTGTCCGCGCCTGGTGGCCGAGGTGATCAGCCACTGGACGGGCGTGCCGCTGAGCCAGCTGGCGCGTGAGCACAACACCAAGGTCATTACCTTCGCCGACGACCTGCGCCAGCGCGTCCGCGGTCAGGAGCAGGCGATCCAGGCGCTGGACAAGGCCATGCGCGCCACCGCCGCCGGCCTCAACAGGCCCGATGCGCCGGTCGGCGTGTTCCTTCTGGTCGGCCCCAGCGGTGTTGGCAAGACCGAGACTGCCCTGGCTCTGGCCGACCTGCTGTATGGCGGCGAGCGCTTCCTCACCGTGATCAACATGTCCGAATTCCAGGAGAAGCACACCGTCTCCCGTCTGATCGGTGCGCCGCCCGGCTATGTCGGCTACGGCGAGGGCGGCATGCTCACCGAGGCGGTGCGGCAGAAGCCCTACTCGGTGATTCTCCTTGACGAAGTGGAGAAGGCCGATCCGGACGTGATGAACGTCTTCTACCAGATCTTCGACAAGGGCGTGGCCAACGACGGCGAAGGGCGCGAGATCAACTTCCGCAACACCCTGATCCTGATGACCAGCAACCTGGCCAGCGAACGCATCGCCAGCCTCTGCGCGGGTGGCCAGCGACCGGCCGCCGAGGATCTGGAGCTGGCCATCCGTCCGCAGCTGTCGCAGCACTTCAAACCGGCGCTGCTTGGGCGCATGCGCGTGGTGCCCTACTACCCCATGGACGGCGATCTGCTGCGCCAGCTGGTCGGCCTCAAGCTGGCCCGCTTCGGCGAGCGCCTGGGGCGTCGCCAGCTCGCCTTCAGCCACTGCGACGGTCTGGTCGAGCATCTGGCCGAGCGCTGCACCCATGGTGAAAGCGGTGCGCGGCTGATCGATCATCTGATCGACCAGCACCTGCAGCCGCTGGTGGTCGATCGCCTGCTCGATGCCATGGCCGCCGGCGAAAGCCTGCAGCGCGTGCATGCCACGCTGGACGCCGATTCGGCAGTGACCTGCGAGTTTGCCTGAGGTGCTGCCGATGTTCGCCGAAGTCCCGCAACCGCTGCGCTACGCTGAAGCCCTGCTCGGCCGTTACGCCGAACTGGCAGGCGCTGCCAGCGCCGAGCGCCTGCTTGCCGATCTGGTGCGTGCAGCTGCCGAACTGGCCGACTGCGCGCTGGGCCAGCTGTACCTGCTGGACCACACCAATACTCGCCTGACCCTGTCCGCCGAATGGCTCGACGGCCTGCTGCAGCCGCGCGAGGCTGCCAGCCTGCCGAGCGACTACGACGGCGAACAGCTGCTGCAGTACTGCCTGTGCCAGAACCAGGTGTTGTGCATCGACGAGCTAGACCGTGGCCTGCACAGCATTGCCTGCCTGCCGGAAGACAAGGGCTCCTGGCGCAGCCTGCTGTGCCTGCCACTGCATGACGGCGCCGGTCATACCCGCGGCCTGCTGCTGGTGGCCAGCCACGAGCGTCGTACCCTGCAGGGTTTCAGCGCTTCCTTCACTCAGCTCGGTGGTTTTGCCCTGGCCCAGCTGCAACTCCTGCAGCGCCTGCGCGCCCCGGCCGCCGAGGGCGAAGGTGAGGCCGAAGCGGTTGCATCCGCACCCGGTACGCCCTGCGCCAGCGGTTACGGCCTGCTGGGTCAGAGCCAGGCCATGCGCCGCGTCTACCAGTTGATCGGCAAGGTGCTGCACAGCCCGGTCAGCGTGCTGCTGACCGGTGAGACCGGTACCGGCAAGGAACTGGTAGCCCGTGCCATTCACGATTGTGGCGCACGGCGCAGCAAGGCATTCATCGTGCAGAACTGCGCGGCGCTGCCGGAGAACCTGCTGGAGAGCGAACTGTTCGGCTACCGCAAGGGCGCCTTCACCGGAGCCGACCGCGACAAGCCCGGCCTGTTCGATGCGGCCGATGGCGGCACGCTGTTCCTCGACGAGATCGGCGACATGCCGCTGACGCTGCAGGCCAAGCTGCTGCGCGTGCTGCAGGAAGGCGAAGTGCGCCCGCTGGGCAGCAGCGAGACGCACAAGGTCGACGTGCGCATCGTCGCTGCGACTCATCAGGAGCTGCGCAAGCGTGTCGAGGAAGGGCGTTTCCGCGAGGACCTGTTCTATCGCCTGTCGCACTTCCCCATCGAACTGCCGGCCCTGCGCGAGCGCGATGAGGACATCCTGCTGCTCGCCCGCCACTTCGCCAGCACTGCCAGCGGCCTGCTGCAGCGTGACGCCTGCCGCTGGAGCGACGCCGCGCTGGAGCATCTGGCCGGCTACGCCTTCCCCGGCAACGTCCGTGAGCTCAAGGGCCTGGTCGAGCGCGCCGTGCTGCTCTGCGAGGGCGGCGAACTGCTGCCCGAGCACTTCAACCTGGAGCAGACGCAGAGCGAGGGCAGCGCACCGCTGAGCCTGCGTGAGCGCATGGATCGCCTCGAACGCAACCTGCTGCTCGACTGCCTGCGCAAGAACCGCGGCAATCAGACCAATGCCGCCAACGAGCTGGGCCTGCCCCGGCGCACCCTGCTGTACCGCATGCAACGGCTGAAGATCAGTCCGAGCGAGGTTTGAGCATGCCTACCCATCTTCCATCCACTTTCACCCAAGGAGCGCCTTCCATGCTGCAACGCTACCGGACCGCCGCCCTGCTGGCGCTGGCCATCGCCCTGGCCGGTTGCACGGGCAACTACAAGTTCAGCGACGACCAATACCGCCCGCTGGGCGACCCGCAAGCCGAAAAACGCGGCCACTGACTGCAAGGAGTAGGTTCACCATGGAACTGGTATTCGATGTGGTCAGCGCGCAGCAGTTCGTGCCAGGTCTGTTGACCACCAAGACCTTCAAGCAGGCCGGCGGCGTGATCGGCCGGTCCGAGGATTGCGACTGGGTGATCCCTGATCGCAAGCGCGTACTGTCGAGCCGGCATGCGGAGGTGAGCTATCGCGATGGCGCCTTCTATCTGACCGACACCAGCAGCAACGGCATTCAGCTCAAGGACAGCGGTGCCAGCCTGGCCAAGGGCAGCCCGCAGCGCATCGAGCACGGCAGCGTGTACTGCCTGGGCGACTTCGAGATCCGTGCGCGACTGGTGCGCGACCCGGCCATGTTCGAGGGTGACATCGGCTTGCCACAGGCAGCCGGCAGCATCATCCCCGACGATGCCTTCCTCGACCTCGACCCGCTCACCGCGCTGGATCAGCAGGAGCGTGTGTACGCCGAAGTGGACGATCTGACCGCCGTGCTGCGCCCCAGCACCGCCCAGGCGCAGCAGCGCGACTACGCGCAGATCGACGAGGAGAACCTGCTGGTGCCCGAGCTGGTGGTGCCGCCGCCCGCGCCGCAGCCCAAGGCCGCGCCGGAGCCCGAGCGCCTGCCGCCGACTTTCTGGGAGAAGTTCTCCGATGCCCTCGGCGTGCGCCTCGACGATCTCGACGACGACGCCCGTGAAGCCCTGGCGCTGAATGCGGCCAGGCTGCTCAGGCAGAGCGTGGGCAGCCTGCAGCAGGCCCTGCGTACCCGTAGCGAGCTGAAGAACGAGCTGCGCCTGGCCCTGACCACGGTACAGAGCACCGGCAACAACCCGCTCAAGCACGGCATGGACACCAGCGAGACGCTGACCGCCCTGCTGCGTGGCGGCAAAGCCGGGCAACTGCCCGCCGAGCAGGCCATCAGCCGCAGCTTCCGCGACCTGCAGGCCCACCAGGTGGCGTTGCTCGCTGCCAGCCGCGCCGCAGTTCAGAGCGTGTTCGAGCAGTTCTCTCCGGAGCAGTTGACGATGCGTTTCGAACGCAGCGGTCGCAAGCCGTTGCTGTCGACCGATGGCGGCCGCTGGCGCGCCTATCGCCGCCTGCATGCCTCGCTGGAGGAGAACGACGACTGGAGCGATCGCCTGTTCGCGCGTGATTTCGCCAGTGCCTACGAAGAGCAGGTTCGCCTGATCGCCACCCTCAATACCGACCTCCAAGGATGAACACCATGCCTCGCCTGCTTTCCCTGGCCCTGTGCACCGTGCTGCTGACCCTCGCCGGATGCGCGGCTCTGTCGCCCTACTCGACCATGACCAAGCTGGATCTGAGCCTGGTCGGCAGCGACCAGCTCAACCCGGACCTCAACGGCCGCCCGTCGCCCATCGTCATTCGCCTGATGGAGCTCAAGCACCCGGTAGCCTTTGAGAACGCCGATTTCTTTTCGCTCTACCAGCGCCCCAAGGAAGCCCTGTCGCCCGACCTGGTGGCATTCGAGGAACTGGAGCTGCGCCCGGGCGAAACCCGCGACCTGAAGCTCTCGGTGCAGGACGGCAGCCGTTACGTCGGCGTGCTTGCCGCATACCGCGACCTGCCGGAGGCCAACTGGCGCTATGTGATCCCGGTCGAGGCGGTACAGCGCAACCGCGCCCGCCTGAGCCTGAACGAGCGTGGCATCCGCAACTTCGCTGACCTCCAGGAGCAGGATCAATGAGCCAGCATAAAGTCGTCTGGCAGGAAGGCATGCTGCTGCGCCCGCAACATTTCCAGCAGAACGATCGCTACTTCGATCAGCAGCTCAAGGTGCGCACGCAGAAGCTGGCCAGCTACGCCTGGGGTTTCTTCGAGCTGGAGATCGACCGCCAGTTCCTCAACATGGGCAAGCTGGTGGTCAGCAAGGCCAGCGGCGTGCTGCCCGATGGCAGCCTCTTCGACCTCGGTGCCGAGCGTGAACCGCTGGGCCTGGATGTGCCGCCAAACACCGGCAACGTACCGGTGTACCTGGCTCTGCCACTGGTCACCGGCAACCACATCGAGAGCCGTCGCCCGGAGCAGAAGGACGTGCTGGCGCGCTATGTCGCCTTCGACGAGGAAGTTGCCGACTCCAACGCCGGCGACAGCAGCGTCAGCCAGGTGAGCACCGGCCGTCAGGACTTCCGTCTGCTGCTCGGCGAGCAGCAGAGCGATCAGGGCTACGTGAAGATCAAGCTGTGCGAGGTGCTCGACACCACGCCGGACGGGGTGATCAGCCTCGACCCGGAATTCAGCCCGACCTACGTGAACTTCCAGGCTTCCGGTTATCTGCTGTCGTGCCTCAAGGAAGTCATCAGCATGCTCGCCCACCGCGGCGACATCCTTGCCGAGCGTATTCGCGCCACCGGCAAGGTCGGCGGCGCCGAGGTCGGTGACTTCATGATGCTGCAGCTGATCAACCGCTACGAACCGATCCTGCGCCACCACCTGGGTGTCGAGCAGGTGCATCCGGAGCAGATCTACCGCGAGCTGGTCGGCCTGCTCGGCGAGCTGGCCACCTTCTCCAGCGAGACCAAGCGCCCGCGCCTGGAAGGTCGCTACCTGCACAGCGACCAGGGCATGAGCTTCCGCAAACTGATGGACGCCATCCGCCAGGTGCTGTCGATGGTGCTCGAACAGCACGCCATCGAGCTGCTGCTGCAGCAGCGCCAGTACGGTATCCAGGTCTCGCCGCTGCACGACCACAAGCTGCTCGGCACCTCCAGCTTCGTGCTCGCCGCCAGCGCCCAGTGCGACTCCGAGGAACTGCGCCAGCGCCTGCCGGCGCACCTCAAGGTCGGCCCGGTCGAGCGCATCCGCCAGCTGGTCAACCTGCACCTGCCGGGCATCAAGGTCAAACCCTTGCCGGTGGCACCGCGGCAGATCCCCTTCCATTCGGGCAAGACCTACTTCGCCTTGGAGCTCAGCTCCGAGGAGCTGGCGCAACTGGAGCGCTCCGGCGGCTTTGCCTTCCACGTGTCCGGCGAGTTCACCGGGCTTGAGCTGAAATTCTGGGCGATCAGGAACTGACCATGACAACCAAGGAAATGGAATACGGCCAGGATGACAAGACGGTCATCCTCAACCGCAAGGGTGAATCGCGCGCAGAAAGCCCGCTGACCGATTTCAGTGCGCCGCCGAAATTCGAGCAGCTCGAAGAACGCATGATCTTCGCCGCGCGCCTGCGTCCGGCGGAGAGCTTCAACATCAGCCTCAATCCGCTGGTGGCGGCCGCCTCCGACCTGCTTTCGGAAGTGGTGCGCCTCAAGCACAGCTTCGAGAGCGAGGATCTGGACGCCCTCAACCAGCGTCTGAGTCGCGAGATCAAGCTGTTCGAACATCGCGCCCTGCATGAGGGCGCCGAGAGCAGCCAGGTGATGGCCGCGCGCTACGTGCTGTGCACTGTGGTCGACGAGGCCGTGGTGACCACGCCCTGGGGCAACGAGAGCCAGTGGTCGCAGATGAGCCTGCTGTCTTCGTTCCACAACGAGACCTTCGGCGGCGAGAAATTCTTCCAGCTGCTCGAGCGTCTGTCGCGCAACCCGGTCAAGCACCTGCCGATGCTGGAGCTGATGTACCTGTGCCTGTCGCTCGGCTTCGAGGGCAAGTACCGCGTGCTGCAGCGCGGCATGCTCGAGCTGGAAGCGGTGCGCGACAGCCTCTACCGGCAGATCCGCCAGTTGCGTGGCGATGTGCCGCGGGAAATCTCGCCGCACTGGCAGGGGTTGAAGGACACCCGCCGGCGTCTGGTGCGCATCGTGCCGTGGTGGCTGGTGGCGCTGTTCACCCTGATGTGCCTGGTGATGATGTACGCCGGCTTCGCCTGGGTGCTCGGCGAGCAGCGCGACACCATCCTCAAGCCGTATCAGCAACTCGACCCGGCCTCGGGTGTCAGCATGGATGACGTGAAATGAAGAGCTTCTTCGCCAAACTTGGCGCCTTTTTCCGCAAGACCTGGGTCTGGAGCCTGTGCCTGGTTCTGATCCTCGCGCTGCTGGTGTGGTTCGCCGGCCCGCTGCTGGCCGTCAACGACTACAAGTTCTGGGAGTCGTCCACCAGTCGACTGCTGACCATCAGTCTGATCTTCCTGCTCTGGGGCCTGGCCATGGTCTTCGCCAGCTGGCGTGCCACTGCCCGCAAGAAGGCCGAAGAGAACGACGCCGACGCCCAGGAGCGCCTGCGCCGCGAGGAGCAGATCAACGAGGAGCAAGCCGAGCTGCGCCATCGTTTCAAGGACGCCCTGCGCACCCTCAAGCGCTCCAGCCTGTATCGCGGGCGCAGCGAGAAATGGCGTAACGATCTGCCCTGGTACCTGCTGCTCGGCCCGCAGGGCAGCGGCAAGACCAGCCTGCTGGATTTCTCCGGTCTGGACTTTCCGCTCAACCGTGGCGACAACCAGCGCCTGACCAAGGATGTTTCCGGTACCCGTTATGCCGACTGGTATTTCGCCGACCACGCGGTGCTGATCGACACCGCCGGCCGTTACCTGACCCAGCCTGACGCCCAGGTCGACGGTCGTGCCTGGGGCACCCTGCTCGGCCTGCTGCGTCAGCGCCGGGCCCGCCCGCTCAACGGTGTGCTGGTGAGCATTCCGGTCGAGCAGTTGCAGGGTGGCAGCGAAGTGGAGCTGGAAGCCCTGGCTCGCCAGACCCGTCAGCGTCTGCAGGAAATCCATCAGCGCCTCGGCGCCGATGTGCCGGTCTATCTGGTGCTGAGCAAGGCCGACAAGGTGCTGGGTTTCGACGAGTTCTTCGACCAGCTGTCGCGCGAGGAAAGCGAACAGGTACTCGGCGCCAGCTTCCGCAAGGATCAGAACGCCACCGAGGTGGCCGTTGTGCGCCAGGAGTTCGAAGAGCTACTGCGTCGCCTCAACAGCCAGGTGATCCTGCGCATGCACCAGGAGCGCGATACGCAGCGCCGCGGCCGCATCCTCGACTTCCCGCACCAGCTCGGCCAGATCGGCGAGCGCCTGTGCCTGTTCGTCGAGCTGGCCTTCGCCGGCAACCGCTACCAGCGCGCCAGCAAGTTGCGCGGTTTCTATCTGACCAGTGCGCCGCAACTCAGCGAACAGCTCGATCCGTTGACCGCCGGTATCGGCCGCAACCTCGGCCTGGCCGGCAGTGCGCTGCCAACCTTCCGCAGTGGTCGCTCGCGCTTCATCAATCACCTGCTCAGCCGGGTGATCTTCCCCGAGGCGGAGCTGGCCGGTCTGGATCAGAAGGAAGTGCGTCGCATCGACTGGGGCCAGCGTGCCATGTACGCCACCGCCTTCGCCGTGCTGGCGCTGTTCGGCGTGCTCTGGGCCACGGGCTTCTCGGCCAACCACGGGCGCCTGGAAGAGCTGCGCGAGATCGCCCAGAAGCTCACCCGCGAGCACGGTGCGATCAATCCGCAGGATGATGCCCAGCAGGTGCTCAAGGCCTTGGACAGCAGCTATTCCGCCACTCAGGTATTCCCGCCCAAGGACGACGTGTCCTACCTGCAGCGCACCGGTCTGTTTCAGGGCGAGGCGGTCAACCCGGCGGTTAATTCGACCTACCGCGCCGAGCTGGAAAACCTGCTGCTGCCACGCGTGGCCCGTCAGCTGGAAGCGCAGATCCGCGCCAACCTGGGCGACCGCGAGCGCCTGCTCGGCAGCCTGCGCGCCTACCTGATGCTCAATCTGGAAGAGCGCCGCGATGCCGATTTCCTCAAGGAGTGGGTCGCTGCCGACTGGTCGCTGCGCTATGCCGGCAACAGCCCGGCCCAGCACGGACTGAATACGCACTTCGCACGACTGCTCGACGAGTCGTTCGCGCCCTATGCGCTCAACGCCCAGCTGGTCGCCCAGGCGCGTCAGGTGCTGCGCAGCGAGTCGCTGGCCAATGTGGTCTACCGCATGCTGCGTGAACAGGCACGTAACCTGCCGGAGTATCGTCTGAGCCAGAAGATCGGCCCGCAGGCCGGGGTGATCAACGGCAGCGATTACGCCATCCCCGGGTTCTACACCCAGAGTGGCTACAGCAAGACCTTCCTCGCCCAGGGCGGCAATCTGGTGCGCGAGATCCTGCGTGACAACTGGGTGCTGGGCGAGGGTGAAACCCTCAGTGCCGGTGACCTGGGGCGCCTGATGGTGGAGCTGGAGCAACTGTACTTCCGCGATTACGGCAACTACTGGGGTGAGGCCATTGCCCAGCTCGGCGTGGGGCCCATCGGCAGCGCCGGTCGCGGTGCCAGTCTGCTGAGCAGCCTGACCGCTGCCAACTCGCCGCTGCTGCAGCTGCTGGTGGAAGTACGCGACAACACCCGCTTCAAGGGCCTGGCCGAGGCGGCCGATGACGTAGGCGGCGCTGCCGAGGCGCTGGAAGGCGCCAAGGGCAAGCTGGGCAAGGCCGCCAAGCTGGCCAGCGCTGCCGCCGAACAGGCGCAGCAGGCCCTGGCCAAGAATACCCCGGACACCGCGCGCAAGACCCTGGAACGCCGCTTCGAGAGCCTGCACAAGCTGCTCGACGACAACGGCGGTGCTGGAGTCGACCTGGCCGCCGGCATGCAGGCGCTGGATGAACTGCAGCGCCAGTTGGCCAGCCTGGCCAATGCCGGCGCCAGCGACCAGGCCGCGTTCGAGATGGCCAAGGCGCGCATGGCCGGTAAGCGCGATGCGATCAACCAGGTGCGCAGCGCTGCGGCACGCTTGCCGCAGCCGGTGGGCAACTGGCTGGCGCTGCTGGCCGAGGACAGCTGGACCTTGGTGCTCAACGACGCCTACCACTTCCTCAATCAGCGTTATCAGAGCGAGCTGTACGCGGCCTACGACAACTCGCTGAAGCAGCGCTATCCGTTCTCCGCGCACAGCGAGAGCGACGTGGCGGTGGCTGACTTCCGCGAGTTCTTCAAGGCTCAGGGCATTGCCGAGCGCTTCTTCGACCAATACCTGCGGCCCTTCGTCGCCGGCAGCGCCGACGAATACCGTCTGCGTCGCGTCGATGGCCGTGGCCTGCCGCTGTCGCGCGAGTTCCTGCTGCAGATGAGTCGCGCCCAGGTGATCCGTCGCAGCTTCTTCGCCGAGAACCCGGCCGAGCCGCAGGTGCTGTTCAAGCTCGAGCCCTACTCGCTGGACTCCAGCCTGAGCCGCGCCGACTTCCGCTTCGGCAAGCAGCAGATGGAATACCGCCACGGTCCGATCGTCGCCACCGCGTTCCGCTGGCCGGCAGCGAGTGACGAAGACCGCACCAGTCTGGTGGTCGAGGAACTGGGTGGTCGCCGCGTCGGCATCGAGAAGAACACCGGCCCCTGGTCGCTGTTCCGCCTGCTCGACCTGATGGACGTCGACTACCACAGCGGGCGTGACGTGCTGATCCTCAAGGCCAACCTCGGTGGCCTGCACGCCAACTACCTGCTGCACAGCCAGCGCTCGCCGAACCCGTTCGACATCGGCCTGCTGCGCAGCTTCAAGCTGCCGGCGACGCTCTGATGACGACAGTCGCCAACGCCTGGCGCAGCGCCGCGCGCACCGACACCGGCAAGGTGCGGGCGCGCAACGAGGACGCCTTCCTGGCCCTGCCCGAGGAGGGCCTGTGGGTGGTGGCCGACGGCATGGGTGGGCACCAGAACGGCGCTCTGGCCAGCCGCCTGATCGTCGAGCAGCTGGCCGAATTGCCGGAGGGCAGTCTCGACCAGCGCCTGGTGGATTTGCGTCAGTGCCTGCACCGGCTCAACCATCGCCTCGGCCAGGAACTGACCGTTACCGCCGATCGTTCGGACACGGTGATCGGCAGTACCGTGGTCGCCCTGTTGCTCGACGGTGAACGTGCCGTCTGCGTCTGGGCCGGCGACAGCCGCTGCTACCTGTGGCGTGGCTCGCGGCTGTATCAGCTCAGCCGCGACCATTCGCTGGTACAGCAACTGATCGACGAGCAGGGCCTGGCGCCGCAGGAGGCTGCGCGCCATCCGGCGGCGCACGCCCTGACCCGCGCCGTCGGTGCCAGCGAAACCCTGCAACTGGACATCCTCGAACTCGACGTGCTGCCCGGCGATGTCTTTCTGCTGTGCAGCGACGGGCTCTACCAGGGCGTTCCTGCCGATGAACTGGGGGCCTGTCTCAACCTGCCTTCGCCGCACCTGGCCGTGGAGCGCCTGTTTCAGCGCGCGCTCGATGGCCCGGCCCGTGACAACCTCAGCGCCGTGGTGATCCGTCGATGAGCGAAATCGCCGAAGCCAGTGACCTCACCTACTTCGCCCTGGCCGCCACCGCCGCCAGGGAGCCTGTGCGCGAAGTACAGCGTCGTGCCCCGGGCGAGCTGCCGGACGTGCTCGGTGGCCGCTACAAGATCGAGCGTCTGCTCGGCGTCGGCGGCATGGGGGCGGTGTATCGCGCACGCGACCTGCTGCGCGAACAGTTCGGCGATCCCGAACCCTATGTGGCACTGAAGACCCTCAGCGACGACTTCGCCGAGTACCCGGACGCCAACGCCCTGCTCTATAGCGAATTCGCCCTCACCTCACGGCTCAACCACCGGCACGTGGTGCGCCTGTTCGGCTTCGAGGTGGATACCAGCTGCGAACGCGCCTTCATCACTCTGGAGCTGCTGCGCGGCCTGACCCTCGATCAGCTGCTGTGCGAGCGTCCCGAGGGGCTGAGCTGGGAGGAACTACGCGATATCGCCATTCCGCTGCTCGACGCCCTCGTCTATTCCCATGATCTGGGCGTGCTGCATGGCGACCTGA
The sequence above is drawn from the Pseudomonas sp. Z8(2022) genome and encodes:
- the tagH gene encoding type VI secretion system-associated FHA domain protein TagH; this translates as MELVFDVVSAQQFVPGLLTTKTFKQAGGVIGRSEDCDWVIPDRKRVLSSRHAEVSYRDGAFYLTDTSSNGIQLKDSGASLAKGSPQRIEHGSVYCLGDFEIRARLVRDPAMFEGDIGLPQAAGSIIPDDAFLDLDPLTALDQQERVYAEVDDLTAVLRPSTAQAQQRDYAQIDEENLLVPELVVPPPAPQPKAAPEPERLPPTFWEKFSDALGVRLDDLDDDAREALALNAARLLRQSVGSLQQALRTRSELKNELRLALTTVQSTGNNPLKHGMDTSETLTALLRGGKAGQLPAEQAISRSFRDLQAHQVALLAASRAAVQSVFEQFSPEQLTMRFERSGRKPLLSTDGGRWRAYRRLHASLEENDDWSDRLFARDFASAYEEQVRLIATLNTDLQG
- the tssJ gene encoding type VI secretion system lipoprotein TssJ, with the protein product MPRLLSLALCTVLLTLAGCAALSPYSTMTKLDLSLVGSDQLNPDLNGRPSPIVIRLMELKHPVAFENADFFSLYQRPKEALSPDLVAFEELELRPGETRDLKLSVQDGSRYVGVLAAYRDLPEANWRYVIPVEAVQRNRARLSLNERGIRNFADLQEQDQ
- the tssK gene encoding type VI secretion system baseplate subunit TssK, whose protein sequence is MSQHKVVWQEGMLLRPQHFQQNDRYFDQQLKVRTQKLASYAWGFFELEIDRQFLNMGKLVVSKASGVLPDGSLFDLGAEREPLGLDVPPNTGNVPVYLALPLVTGNHIESRRPEQKDVLARYVAFDEEVADSNAGDSSVSQVSTGRQDFRLLLGEQQSDQGYVKIKLCEVLDTTPDGVISLDPEFSPTYVNFQASGYLLSCLKEVISMLAHRGDILAERIRATGKVGGAEVGDFMMLQLINRYEPILRHHLGVEQVHPEQIYRELVGLLGELATFSSETKRPRLEGRYLHSDQGMSFRKLMDAIRQVLSMVLEQHAIELLLQQRQYGIQVSPLHDHKLLGTSSFVLAASAQCDSEELRQRLPAHLKVGPVERIRQLVNLHLPGIKVKPLPVAPRQIPFHSGKTYFALELSSEELAQLERSGGFAFHVSGEFTGLELKFWAIRN
- the icmH gene encoding type IVB secretion system protein IcmH/DotU, translated to MTTKEMEYGQDDKTVILNRKGESRAESPLTDFSAPPKFEQLEERMIFAARLRPAESFNISLNPLVAAASDLLSEVVRLKHSFESEDLDALNQRLSREIKLFEHRALHEGAESSQVMAARYVLCTVVDEAVVTTPWGNESQWSQMSLLSSFHNETFGGEKFFQLLERLSRNPVKHLPMLELMYLCLSLGFEGKYRVLQRGMLELEAVRDSLYRQIRQLRGDVPREISPHWQGLKDTRRRLVRIVPWWLVALFTLMCLVMMYAGFAWVLGEQRDTILKPYQQLDPASGVSMDDVK